The DNA window CCTTCGCCGGATGTGAGCGAGACTGGAAATTACGTGTATACGGAGCAGGCGTGATGGACGCGATGGTGCGTGAACTGAGCTACGCCCAGGCGATCCAGGAAGCCATGGCGATCGCCATGGACATGGACGAGCGCGTCTTCCTGATGGGTGAGGATATCGGCGTCTATGGCGGCGCCTTCCAGGTGACCGGCGACCTGGTCGACCGTTACGGCGCCGACCGGGTGATGGACACGCCGATCTCGGAGCTGGGCGGCGCGGGCGTCGCCGTTGGCGCCGCCGTCACCGGCATGCGGCCGATCTTCGAATTCCAGTTCTCCGATTTCGCCACGCTGGCCATGGAGCAGATCGTCAACCAGGCGGCCAAGATGCGCTTCATGCTGGGCGGCGAGGTTTCCGTTCCCGTGGTGATGCGCTTTCCGGCCGGCTCCGGCACGGGTGCCGCCGCGCAGCACAGCCAGAGCCTGGAGGCCTGGCTCGGCCATGTGCCGGGCCTGAAGGTCATTCAGCCGGCGACGCCTTATGATGCCAAGGGCATGCTTTTGGCCGCCGTCGCCGACCCCGATCCGGTGATGATCTTCGAGCACAAGCTGCTCTACAAGGTGAAGGGCCCGGTGCCGGAAGGTTACTACACGGTGCCGATCGGCAAGGCCGACATCCGCCGCGAAGGCCGGGATCTCACCATCGTCGCCACCTCGATCATGGTGCAGAAGGCACTCGACGCCGCCGCCACGCTGGAAGCCGAGGGCATCGACGTCGAAGTCGTCGATCTCCGGACCATCCGGCCTATGGACAAGCAGACCGTCATCGACAGCGTCAAGAAGACGTCGCGGCTGATGTGCGTCTACGAAGCGGTCAAGACATTGGGCATCGGCGCCGAAGTAAGCGCCATGATCGCCGAGAGCGAGGCGTTCGACTATCTCGACGCACCGATCGTGCGGCTGGGCGGCGCCGAGACGCCGATCCCCTACAATCCGGAGCTCGAAAAGGCCACCGTGCCGCAGGTTCCCGACATCATCACCGCCGCGCGCGACCTCGTGAAAGGGGTTCGCTGAGACATGCCGACAGAAGTCATTCTTCCCAAGGTCGACATGGACATGGCGACCGGACAGATCTCGCGCTGGTTCGCCACCGAAGGCCAGCAGGTCAAGAAGGGCGACGTGCTGTTCGAGATTGAGACCGACAAGGCGGCGATGGAGATCGACGCACCAGCCAGCGGCGTGCTGCGCGACGTGACCGGCAAGGAAGGCGTCGACATTCCGGTCGGCGCGCCGGTCGCCTGGATCTATGCCGATGGCGAGGCTTATGGGGCCAAGCAAGACACGGCGCCAATCTCCCCCCTTGTGGGGGAGATGTCGACCAAGTCGACAGAGGGGGGCGCTGTCCCGCCAACGTCGCATTCTGTCACGCCCCCCTCTGCCTTGCCGGGCATCTCCCCCTCTGGGGGGGAGATCGGCCAATCGCCGTCGGGCGCACGCGCGACACCGCTTGCCCGACGTCTGGCGCGTGAGGCGGGCCTTGCCCTTGCCAGCGTCACCGGCACCGGTCCTTACGGCCGCGTGGTCAAGGCGGATATTGACGCGGCGATTGCCAAGGGCGGTGCCAAAGAGGCCCCAGCATTGGCTCCTGAAGCTCCCGCCGCCGCTGCTGCTTCCGCTCCTGCCGTGAAGGCGATGTCGGACGAC is part of the Mesorhizobium loti genome and encodes:
- a CDS encoding alpha-ketoacid dehydrogenase subunit beta, which produces MDAMVRELSYAQAIQEAMAIAMDMDERVFLMGEDIGVYGGAFQVTGDLVDRYGADRVMDTPISELGGAGVAVGAAVTGMRPIFEFQFSDFATLAMEQIVNQAAKMRFMLGGEVSVPVVMRFPAGSGTGAAAQHSQSLEAWLGHVPGLKVIQPATPYDAKGMLLAAVADPDPVMIFEHKLLYKVKGPVPEGYYTVPIGKADIRREGRDLTIVATSIMVQKALDAAATLEAEGIDVEVVDLRTIRPMDKQTVIDSVKKTSRLMCVYEAVKTLGIGAEVSAMIAESEAFDYLDAPIVRLGGAETPIPYNPELEKATVPQVPDIITAARDLVKGVR